A genomic segment from Candidatus Jidaibacter acanthamoeba encodes:
- a CDS encoding branched-chain amino acid transaminase has protein sequence MSLIPFDQREGFIWFDGDFVEWKDAKIHILTHGLHYGCTVFEGIRVYNYKPFKLREHQQRLINSAKLVGYNLPFTLEELELAAINVVKKQNIKDGYLRPVAWLGSETMLISGNNCKVHTAIAGWETFEQSRTTIRERGARVVISNWIKPPADCTPFKSKASGIYMIATMVKNEATAKGFDDALMLDINQNITEATTSNFFIITGNKLLTPIPDCFLNGITRQTVIEIAKTNGMEVIEKYIKIEDLNEAEAAFFTGTAIEIMPIGQIAATKATYGFDIKNHKLKLLMEAYSKLVNA, from the coding sequence ATGTCTCTTATTCCATTTGATCAAAGGGAAGGTTTTATTTGGTTTGACGGCGATTTTGTCGAATGGAAAGATGCTAAAATTCACATTCTTACTCATGGATTGCATTACGGCTGTACCGTTTTTGAAGGTATTAGAGTTTATAATTATAAACCCTTTAAACTAAGGGAGCATCAGCAAAGGTTAATTAATTCGGCAAAACTTGTCGGGTATAATCTACCGTTTACACTGGAAGAGCTGGAGCTCGCTGCAATTAACGTAGTCAAAAAACAAAATATTAAAGATGGGTATTTAAGACCGGTCGCATGGCTCGGCAGTGAGACTATGCTAATTTCAGGAAATAATTGCAAAGTGCATACTGCAATTGCGGGATGGGAAACTTTTGAACAATCTAGAACAACTATACGAGAAAGAGGAGCAAGGGTTGTAATAAGCAATTGGATAAAGCCTCCGGCCGATTGTACGCCTTTTAAAAGCAAAGCATCAGGAATATATATGATTGCAACCATGGTAAAAAATGAAGCTACCGCAAAAGGATTTGATGATGCCCTCATGCTTGATATAAACCAAAATATTACTGAAGCAACTACTTCAAATTTTTTCATTATTACAGGTAACAAACTTTTAACCCCGATCCCAGATTGTTTTTTAAACGGAATTACCAGGCAAACTGTAATTGAAATTGCTAAGACTAATGGTATGGAGGTAATAGAGAAATATATAAAAATTGAAGATTTAAATGAAGCTGAGGCAGCATTTTTTACAGGCACGGCTATTGAGATAATGCCGATCGGGCAAATTGCAGCAACTAAAGCCACCTATGGTTTTGATATAAAAAACCACAAACTTAAACTTTTAATGGAAGCTTACAGCAAGTTGGTTAATGCTTAG
- a CDS encoding LPS-assembly protein LptD, whose translation MQRLILFFIGLILFTYKISYGNTYVSSQNKPVYIEYTDLFYNDADEVIIFKGDVIVVQGNEVLTAEEMHYHKAEDKYYAKGNIAILKEDGSVYFADILNLDRFLYKGRALNFKGRLTENGLISASEVEIFSKTKMQMGNVVFSTCRICENNMFPNIPLWQIRAKEALIDRDKESITYKHARLEAFGTPIAYTPYIVTPTPGAKRKSGFLSPNFAWTNDFGYSIKTPYYWNIAPNMDATTSVRLFTKDQPLLEGNFRHLTNHGEYLLEGSMIDTKKVLKDGTVVENSKQVRGHINFESLFTLENTMFDSYIGLNLMRVYDKSKTYLKKYKISQEDILTTNGFVRNFWDNNYLFLDTLYFQNLNTAYTDADWKTAPRVVPWLRGYFDKDLEYNNSKIYFDIDALNLHRNTGIKYQRLSSTVGYKVPFVLPYGQLLQIGGSIRGDYYQVHQSNNSKKVTGDKPVGNTTTAYPQFDIEWRLPLINHTNFGTITLEPIANLIVARDHKPSYIIPNEDSQFFEISALNLMSNNRYLGHDQLETGSRLNYGLRGNLKSKYIENLGFTAGEVINFKKHENYGKASGLMEKRSDYVSKVYLQPIKEVYLVHKLRLDNKDLSVMRNEVYTSLNLPEWNMSINYMEVGKKILTYNNQHNKIYRKDITSTASYNIYNDWWLGGYVKRKLGGKIPGASKKISEGVNLNYLGDCLQTFFIVERDHTKLNDLKPSTTYALNVKIPGF comes from the coding sequence ATGCAGCGTTTAATATTATTTTTTATCGGTTTAATACTCTTTACCTATAAAATAAGTTACGGAAATACTTACGTAAGCTCCCAAAATAAACCGGTATATATAGAATATACCGATCTCTTTTACAATGATGCCGATGAGGTCATTATTTTTAAGGGAGATGTTATAGTTGTACAAGGCAATGAAGTCTTAACAGCTGAAGAAATGCATTACCATAAGGCTGAAGATAAATATTACGCTAAAGGAAATATTGCCATTCTTAAAGAGGACGGCAGCGTTTATTTTGCCGACATTTTAAATCTTGATAGGTTTTTATATAAAGGAAGAGCCTTAAATTTTAAAGGAAGACTTACTGAAAACGGTTTAATATCTGCATCAGAAGTAGAGATTTTCAGTAAAACTAAGATGCAAATGGGCAACGTAGTCTTCTCAACCTGCCGGATATGTGAAAACAATATGTTTCCCAATATACCCTTATGGCAAATTAGGGCAAAAGAAGCCTTAATTGACCGAGATAAAGAATCTATCACTTATAAACATGCAAGATTAGAAGCTTTTGGAACTCCGATTGCATATACGCCTTATATTGTCACTCCTACTCCGGGAGCCAAACGTAAGAGCGGGTTCTTATCACCAAATTTCGCTTGGACAAATGACTTCGGTTACAGCATAAAAACTCCTTATTACTGGAACATAGCCCCTAACATGGATGCAACTACATCAGTCAGGCTGTTTACAAAAGATCAACCATTACTGGAAGGAAATTTCAGGCACTTAACCAATCATGGTGAATACCTCTTAGAAGGTAGCATGATTGATACTAAGAAAGTTCTAAAAGACGGTACAGTGGTTGAAAACAGTAAACAAGTGAGAGGCCATATTAACTTCGAATCTCTCTTTACTTTAGAAAATACTATGTTTGATAGTTATATCGGTCTTAATTTAATGAGAGTATATGATAAGAGTAAAACATATCTTAAAAAGTATAAAATCAGCCAAGAAGATATCTTAACTACCAATGGGTTTGTTAGGAACTTTTGGGATAATAATTATTTATTTTTAGATACTCTATACTTCCAAAATTTAAATACAGCTTATACTGACGCGGATTGGAAAACAGCTCCTAGAGTCGTTCCTTGGTTGAGAGGTTATTTTGATAAAGACTTAGAGTATAATAACTCAAAAATTTATTTTGATATTGATGCTTTAAATTTACATAGAAATACCGGCATAAAATATCAAAGGTTATCTTCTACAGTAGGATACAAAGTCCCTTTTGTTTTACCCTACGGGCAGTTATTACAAATAGGCGGAAGCATTAGAGGTGATTATTATCAAGTACACCAAAGTAATAACTCTAAAAAAGTTACCGGCGATAAACCGGTAGGTAACACCACAACGGCTTATCCTCAATTTGATATTGAATGGAGATTACCTCTTATAAACCATACTAATTTCGGAACAATAACTCTTGAACCGATTGCAAATCTCATAGTTGCTCGTGATCATAAACCGTCATATATAATTCCTAATGAGGATAGCCAGTTTTTTGAAATTTCTGCTTTAAATTTGATGAGTAACAACAGGTATTTAGGGCATGACCAATTAGAAACAGGATCTCGTTTAAATTACGGCTTAAGAGGTAATTTAAAAAGCAAATATATTGAGAACTTAGGCTTCACGGCCGGAGAAGTTATTAATTTTAAGAAGCATGAAAATTACGGCAAAGCTTCCGGTCTTATGGAAAAAAGATCCGATTATGTAAGTAAAGTATATTTACAGCCCATCAAAGAAGTATACCTTGTGCATAAATTAAGATTAGATAACAAAGATTTGTCCGTAATGCGTAATGAAGTATATACTTCATTAAATTTACCTGAATGGAATATGTCAATAAATTATATGGAAGTCGGTAAAAAAATATTAACCTATAATAACCAACATAATAAAATTTATCGCAAAGATATAACAAGCACAGCTTCATATAATATTTATAATGATTGGTGGCTTGGGGGATATGTAAAGAGAAAATTAGGCGGTAAAATCCCCGGAGCAAGTAAGAAAATTTCCGAAGGGGTGAATCTTAACTATCTAGGAGATTGCTTACAGACATTTTTTATTGTAGAAAGAGATCATACAAAGCTTAATGATTTAAAACCAAGCACAACATATGCTTTAAATGTTAAGATTCCAGGATTTTAA
- a CDS encoding peptidylprolyl isomerase has product MKKILLFIFIAFYQLSYAAEQAVVAVVNHMPITDLDLNRRIELVVKSNNLPHNPKALEALKFQVLQMLIDEKLFEQEAKKLNIIVDEIDIKRAFHTIAANNNLKISQLDAFLKNSGISQDELENQIKHQLLWSKLIKTQIEPFVVVTEQDIKDSPLLQKAHSTTRYEDRVRLAEIAIFTGTNNIEEAKDLIEQLADQIKNGADFAKLAKNFSQSSSATKSGEIGWFYIKQLSSEFAEAVINLKPGEISEPIIMNDSVYIIKVLDRKTAPQQKEDLPHSNLAKDEELKESLKQRKLDNRVKAYLLKLRNQAFIDLK; this is encoded by the coding sequence ATGAAGAAAATATTGTTATTTATATTTATTGCCTTTTACCAACTCTCATATGCTGCTGAACAAGCAGTTGTTGCAGTCGTAAACCATATGCCGATAACCGACCTGGATCTAAATCGCAGAATAGAGTTGGTTGTAAAATCCAACAATCTGCCTCACAACCCGAAAGCTTTAGAAGCTTTAAAATTTCAAGTTTTACAGATGCTAATAGATGAGAAGCTTTTTGAACAGGAAGCAAAAAAATTAAATATCATAGTTGATGAAATAGATATTAAACGTGCTTTTCATACTATTGCAGCTAATAATAATTTAAAGATTAGCCAACTTGATGCATTCTTAAAAAACTCGGGAATCTCTCAGGATGAACTGGAAAATCAAATAAAGCATCAATTACTCTGGTCGAAACTTATTAAAACTCAAATTGAACCGTTTGTAGTAGTAACCGAGCAGGATATCAAAGATTCCCCTTTATTACAAAAAGCTCACTCAACAACTCGATATGAAGATAGAGTAAGACTTGCAGAAATAGCAATCTTTACCGGCACTAATAATATTGAGGAAGCTAAAGATTTAATAGAACAATTAGCTGACCAAATTAAAAACGGCGCTGACTTTGCCAAACTTGCCAAGAACTTTTCCCAAAGCTCCAGTGCTACTAAATCAGGAGAGATAGGTTGGTTTTATATCAAGCAGCTATCTAGTGAATTCGCTGAAGCGGTAATTAATCTTAAGCCGGGTGAAATTTCTGAGCCCATAATTATGAATGACAGTGTATATATAATAAAAGTACTTGATAGAAAGACTGCTCCACAGCAAAAAGAAGATTTGCCCCATTCAAATTTAGCTAAAGATGAGGAATTAAAAGAATCTTTGAAACAAAGGAAGCTCGATAACCGAGTTAAGGCTTATCTTTTAAAACTTAGAAACCAAGCATTTATTGATTTAAAATAA
- the cysS gene encoding cysteine--tRNA ligase has protein sequence MSIFLINTLTKVKEEFIPIDPLHVKMYVCGPTVYDRPHLGNARSAVVFDTLYRLLKKVYPKVTFVRNITDVDDKIITASELNKEDISSLTTRITKYYHEDIAAISCVPPTIEPRATAHIQEMIEMIESLIKQGFAYPVEGHVLFNIESFEGYGKLSRRSVEEMIAGARVEVAPFKKHPADFVLWKPAKENEYHASFESPWGRGRPGWHIECSAMSKKHLGNTFDIHGGGIDLTFPHHENEIAQSVCANNSVEFARYWVHNGFLTVDGEKMSKSLNNFKTVREALNEGIEGTVLRYFYLTTHYRKPQDFTQKAIDDAKKAVERFRNVLSKFNKEDSDSTATLEVTEDLKDDLNTPAALARLHGYADQFFKGNETMALHLYRNAEFLGLNLLKDVEAIPVEIIKLANERMQAKAEKNWQLADSLRGEIERKGYTIKDTKGTFEISKL, from the coding sequence ATGTCCATATTTTTAATTAATACACTTACCAAAGTTAAAGAAGAATTTATCCCCATAGACCCGCTCCATGTTAAGATGTATGTTTGCGGTCCTACTGTTTATGATCGTCCTCATCTTGGTAATGCGCGCTCTGCCGTAGTGTTTGATACTTTATATCGGTTACTGAAAAAAGTGTACCCTAAGGTTACCTTTGTTCGTAATATTACTGACGTCGACGATAAAATCATTACAGCTTCCGAGCTCAATAAAGAAGATATCAGCTCCCTAACCACTCGTATTACCAAATATTATCACGAAGATATAGCGGCCATTTCTTGCGTTCCTCCGACAATTGAGCCGAGAGCAACCGCACATATCCAAGAGATGATTGAAATGATCGAGAGCCTAATCAAGCAAGGGTTTGCTTATCCGGTAGAAGGACATGTTCTTTTTAACATTGAGTCTTTTGAGGGGTACGGCAAACTTTCAAGAAGAAGTGTTGAAGAAATGATTGCAGGAGCAAGAGTAGAGGTTGCACCTTTCAAAAAGCACCCGGCTGATTTTGTTTTATGGAAGCCCGCAAAAGAAAATGAATACCATGCCAGCTTTGAAAGCCCATGGGGTAGGGGTAGACCAGGTTGGCATATTGAATGCTCTGCAATGAGTAAAAAGCACCTCGGTAATACTTTTGATATCCATGGTGGAGGAATAGATTTAACTTTTCCGCATCATGAAAATGAAATTGCTCAAAGCGTATGCGCTAATAATTCTGTCGAATTTGCGCGTTACTGGGTACATAACGGCTTTTTAACCGTTGACGGCGAGAAGATGAGCAAAAGCCTAAATAACTTTAAAACCGTGAGAGAAGCCTTAAATGAAGGAATTGAGGGCACTGTGCTAAGGTATTTTTACCTCACGACTCATTATCGCAAGCCTCAAGATTTTACTCAAAAAGCAATTGATGATGCGAAAAAGGCTGTTGAGAGATTCAGAAACGTATTAAGCAAATTTAATAAAGAGGATTCTGACTCCACAGCTACACTTGAAGTAACGGAAGATTTAAAAGATGATTTAAATACTCCTGCAGCTCTTGCCAGACTCCATGGTTATGCTGATCAATTTTTTAAAGGCAATGAAACTATGGCGCTTCATCTTTATAGAAACGCTGAGTTTTTAGGTTTAAATTTATTAAAAGATGTTGAAGCTATACCTGTTGAGATTATAAAGCTGGCAAATGAGCGTATGCAAGCTAAGGCGGAGAAAAATTGGCAATTAGCTGACTCTTTAAGAGGAGAAATTGAGAGAAAAGGTTATACTATAAAAGATACCAAAGGAACTTTTGAAATCAGCAAGCTTTGA
- the priA gene encoding primosomal protein N', whose amino-acid sequence METLYSVLLPLRFDKTFTYKYTGEDDLSHGQLVKVSFRSSEIIGVIIGKTNESHGKLKEISKVYRGLKFEENLIKFIDRVANYNMVPRGLILKMVLGGNKHFDKEVKIEIGAHKTISNLVSLRDEQQSALALIQEKLSQNQYSSILLEGITGSGKTEVYLKAAEELINQGKQTLVLLPEIVLTTQLMQRFEERLGFKPVQWHSSISPKEKKIYWEAVFSGKAKFIVGARSALFLPYKNLKLIIIDEEHDQSYKQEEGVIYNARDMAILRASLEKIPIILSSATPSLESIYNVKQNKSEKVYLSSRHGTATLPEIKIVDLNKEQLNKGEWISPTLKSHLEEILASKQQSLLFLNRRGYAPITYCSNCKTKVECPDCNFWMVEHKKKGILQCHYCGYSIEKVQKCTTCGSTEKVFALGPGVERIEEEIKKLLPDARTVLFTSDTIENHKEAGKIIDAIMNNEVDIVIGTQMAAKGLHFPKLNLVGIIEADKNLVGGDIRTLERTYQLLHQVSGRAGREVEKGVVIIQTYEPESALLKNLSNGNSEKFYEAELNDRMEADMPPYSKLAIITLQSISEQACLDTADQIAVHIPETGNITVLGPSPAPIFMLRKRYRYRFIVKSAKNINMQKIIAHWLSKINLSPRVKLKIDIDPYSFL is encoded by the coding sequence ATGGAAACACTTTATTCTGTTTTGTTGCCACTGAGGTTTGATAAGACTTTCACCTATAAATATACGGGTGAAGATGACTTATCGCACGGGCAGTTAGTTAAAGTTTCTTTCAGAAGCTCCGAGATAATCGGTGTTATTATAGGTAAAACCAATGAAAGCCATGGTAAACTTAAGGAAATCAGTAAAGTTTATAGGGGGCTGAAATTTGAAGAAAACCTTATAAAATTTATTGACCGGGTAGCAAATTACAACATGGTACCAAGAGGGTTAATACTTAAAATGGTACTTGGGGGCAATAAGCATTTTGATAAAGAAGTTAAAATTGAAATCGGAGCGCATAAAACCATATCAAACTTAGTGAGCTTAAGAGACGAACAACAAAGTGCTTTAGCGCTTATTCAAGAAAAGTTGTCACAAAATCAATACAGCTCCATTTTACTTGAAGGTATAACCGGTTCCGGTAAAACGGAAGTTTACTTAAAAGCCGCGGAAGAATTAATTAATCAAGGTAAACAGACGCTAGTACTATTGCCTGAAATTGTTTTAACCACCCAACTTATGCAAAGATTTGAAGAAAGGTTAGGTTTTAAACCGGTTCAGTGGCATTCAAGCATTTCTCCTAAGGAAAAAAAAATATATTGGGAGGCGGTTTTCAGCGGTAAAGCAAAGTTTATAGTCGGAGCCAGAAGTGCATTATTTCTGCCCTATAAAAATTTAAAGTTGATTATAATTGATGAAGAGCATGACCAATCATATAAGCAGGAAGAAGGAGTAATCTATAATGCTCGAGATATGGCGATTTTAAGGGCAAGTTTGGAAAAAATACCAATTATTCTCTCTTCAGCCACTCCCTCTTTAGAAAGTATATATAACGTTAAGCAAAACAAGTCTGAAAAAGTTTATCTTTCTTCTCGTCACGGAACAGCAACATTACCGGAAATTAAAATAGTTGATTTGAATAAAGAGCAGCTTAATAAAGGAGAATGGATTTCTCCCACTTTAAAAAGCCACCTTGAAGAAATCCTGGCTTCAAAGCAACAATCTTTATTATTCCTTAATCGTAGAGGGTATGCTCCGATTACCTACTGTAGTAACTGCAAAACTAAAGTAGAATGCCCGGACTGTAATTTTTGGATGGTAGAACATAAGAAAAAAGGTATTTTACAATGTCATTACTGTGGGTATTCAATTGAGAAAGTGCAAAAATGTACTACATGCGGCAGTACGGAAAAAGTCTTTGCCTTAGGCCCGGGGGTGGAAAGAATAGAAGAAGAAATCAAAAAACTTTTACCTGATGCCAGAACTGTCTTATTTACCAGCGATACCATCGAAAACCATAAAGAAGCTGGAAAGATAATTGATGCAATTATGAACAATGAAGTTGATATTGTAATCGGTACCCAAATGGCGGCAAAAGGGTTGCATTTCCCTAAGCTTAACTTAGTCGGAATAATAGAAGCTGATAAAAACTTAGTCGGCGGAGACATAAGAACACTAGAGCGGACTTATCAGTTGCTGCATCAAGTTTCAGGCAGGGCAGGGAGAGAAGTTGAGAAAGGAGTAGTAATTATTCAAACTTATGAACCGGAAAGCGCATTGCTAAAAAACTTAAGCAATGGAAATAGTGAGAAGTTCTATGAAGCGGAGTTAAATGATAGAATGGAAGCTGATATGCCCCCCTATTCAAAACTTGCAATTATAACTTTACAATCTATAAGCGAACAAGCTTGTTTGGATACCGCGGATCAAATCGCCGTTCACATTCCTGAAACCGGCAATATTACCGTTCTAGGCCCTTCGCCTGCTCCGATCTTTATGTTAAGAAAAAGATATCGTTATAGATTCATTGTTAAGAGTGCAAAGAATATAAATATGCAAAAGATTATTGCTCATTGGCTTTCTAAAATTAATCTCTCTCCAAGAGTTAAGCTTAAGATAGATATCGACCCTTATAGCTTTTTATAA
- the flhA gene encoding flagellar biosynthesis protein FlhA, with translation MRIGSFNLPFDKEGILNGISGSKRNLDIFFAVGVLCIVGVLIFPIPPMVVDFLLSISITLSVLILMTSLFIDRPLDFSSFPTVLLVVTMLRLSLSIATTRLILSKGHTGTSAAGHVVEAFGYFVMQGSVIIGVIVFAILTIINFIVITKGSGRIAEVAARFSLDAMPGKQMAIDADLSAGLISEEIARSRRKHLEDENTFFGAMDGANKFVRGDAIAALLIIFINFVAGIIIGTVQMDMSFEKALTTYTILTIGDGLVTQIPALIVSTGAGLLVTKSGSTGSAEKAIFEQLGSYPKALGVSSGLIAFMAMMPGIPAIPFLFVAGITSGLAYYLNKAKAKVKEDEEKADGIAQGDESVEGAAPEDALSDTLQIDTIKLELGYELLSLINYQKGHKLTDQIKALRKQIARDMGFIIPSIRIQDNLELDPTTYCIKIKDIECGRSNVRPEMLLVMEPKGKAIELPGEVTTEPAFGLAAKWILEDQREEALFREYTVVDPPTVIITHLTEIIKENITELLTYSQTQKLIDGLSPEHKKLASEIIPSQISTTILQRILQQLLAEGVSIRDLSTILEAVSEISVNTNNASKIAEHVRTRLSKQICHTNTNERGYIPIVILSPQWEQAFSDAITGENDEKQLIMAPSKLQEFVASINKVLERHALEGEFPVILTSSNLRPFIRAIVERLRANIVVLSQSEIHPKAKIKTIGQI, from the coding sequence ATGCGCATTGGGAGTTTCAATCTGCCATTTGATAAGGAAGGAATCTTAAACGGAATTTCCGGTTCAAAGCGCAATTTAGATATCTTTTTTGCAGTAGGTGTTCTTTGTATAGTCGGGGTGCTTATCTTTCCGATTCCCCCGATGGTAGTCGATTTTCTTTTAAGTATTTCAATCACACTTTCAGTTTTGATATTAATGACATCGCTTTTTATTGATAGGCCTCTGGATTTTAGTTCATTTCCTACCGTTTTATTAGTTGTAACCATGCTAAGGCTTTCCTTAAGTATTGCAACCACCAGGCTAATATTAAGTAAAGGGCATACGGGTACCAGTGCGGCAGGACATGTAGTTGAGGCATTCGGTTATTTTGTTATGCAAGGCTCGGTTATAATCGGTGTTATTGTTTTTGCTATTCTTACTATTATAAATTTTATCGTTATTACTAAAGGTTCGGGCAGGATTGCAGAGGTGGCAGCAAGATTCAGCTTAGATGCAATGCCCGGGAAGCAAATGGCTATTGATGCCGATCTTTCAGCCGGTTTAATCAGTGAAGAAATAGCTCGTAGCCGCAGAAAGCATTTAGAAGACGAAAATACTTTCTTCGGAGCTATGGATGGTGCTAATAAATTTGTTCGTGGCGATGCTATTGCTGCGCTGCTTATCATATTTATCAACTTTGTTGCCGGTATTATAATCGGTACCGTGCAAATGGACATGAGTTTTGAAAAAGCACTTACCACATATACCATACTTACTATCGGTGACGGGTTGGTTACTCAGATACCGGCATTAATAGTTTCTACGGGGGCAGGTTTACTGGTAACAAAATCAGGTTCTACTGGCTCCGCCGAAAAGGCAATATTTGAGCAGCTGGGAAGTTACCCGAAAGCTTTAGGGGTTAGTTCGGGGTTAATTGCATTTATGGCGATGATGCCCGGAATTCCTGCCATTCCTTTTCTATTCGTAGCCGGTATAACTTCAGGACTTGCATACTATTTAAATAAGGCTAAAGCTAAGGTTAAGGAGGATGAAGAGAAAGCGGACGGTATAGCTCAAGGTGATGAAAGTGTTGAAGGAGCTGCTCCTGAGGATGCTTTGAGTGATACTTTACAAATTGATACTATAAAACTGGAATTAGGTTATGAATTATTATCTTTAATTAATTACCAAAAAGGCCATAAATTAACTGATCAGATAAAAGCCTTAAGAAAGCAGATTGCCAGAGATATGGGGTTCATTATACCTTCAATTAGAATACAGGATAATCTCGAGTTGGATCCGACTACGTATTGTATTAAGATTAAAGATATAGAGTGCGGCAGGTCGAATGTCAGGCCGGAAATGCTGTTAGTAATGGAGCCGAAAGGAAAAGCCATTGAGCTTCCGGGAGAAGTCACGACTGAACCTGCTTTCGGATTAGCTGCTAAGTGGATACTTGAAGATCAAAGAGAAGAAGCGTTATTTAGAGAATATACGGTAGTTGACCCGCCGACGGTTATTATCACTCATTTGACGGAAATTATTAAGGAAAATATAACTGAGCTACTTACCTATAGCCAAACCCAAAAGCTAATCGACGGATTATCCCCCGAACATAAGAAGTTAGCTTCAGAGATCATTCCTTCACAAATTTCTACTACAATTTTACAGAGGATTTTACAGCAGCTTTTAGCCGAAGGAGTATCAATTAGAGATTTATCCACTATTCTTGAAGCTGTTTCCGAGATTTCGGTGAACACCAACAATGCATCAAAAATTGCAGAACATGTCAGAACCAGACTTTCTAAGCAAATATGTCATACTAATACTAATGAAAGAGGGTATATACCGATAGTTATATTATCGCCTCAATGGGAGCAGGCATTTTCAGATGCAATTACCGGGGAAAATGATGAAAAGCAACTTATAATGGCGCCGAGTAAATTGCAGGAATTTGTCGCTTCCATTAATAAAGTTTTAGAGAGGCATGCACTTGAAGGAGAGTTTCCCGTAATTTTAACTTCCTCAAATCTTAGACCTTTTATTAGAGCTATTGTTGAGAGATTAAGGGCAAATATAGTAGTGTTATCGCAAAGCGAAATTCACCCCAAAGCTAAAATTAAAACTATAGGTCAAATTTAA
- a CDS encoding M48 family metalloprotease — protein MHISKIIIFIAAFLICNTAHGMQIIIDEEAEEVITEIARPIFRAAGLPGKDLKIKIVGDKSINAFVMDNTNIFIFTDLITFSDNPDVLAGVIAHECAHIALGHISLTREKMESLKNKMIASTILGAAAGLLSGNFETFGAVALGGKHAAEMDFLKHSRIQESQADAAAIKYLEKIKLSPDGLSKLLRHLNSNERIFYKGSNPYLLTHPVSRERINYIKQNTNISLGSLPSSLNHKYKMIVAKVFAFTSPFKEVFKKYGGNDKPDLYAHSIAYYKIGKLKTALELIDKLLLVEPNNPYFIELKAQFLYENGKVNESITYYEKALKLKSTSTIFKIELASALITADSDLKKAGELLRSAIDVDRSNFSAWHSLGIVLGKENMTDYSYIALAHAFSIIGDTKTAKKFINSINSESNHIKDPFYISALEEAKTAIKK, from the coding sequence ATGCATATTTCGAAAATCATTATTTTTATTGCAGCATTTCTGATATGCAACACTGCACACGGCATGCAAATAATAATTGATGAAGAGGCAGAAGAAGTAATAACTGAAATTGCGCGACCGATCTTTAGAGCAGCAGGTTTGCCCGGTAAAGATTTAAAAATCAAAATAGTCGGCGATAAAAGCATTAATGCATTTGTAATGGATAATACTAATATTTTTATCTTTACCGACCTGATTACTTTTTCGGATAACCCGGATGTGCTCGCGGGAGTAATCGCCCATGAGTGTGCTCATATTGCTTTAGGGCATATTTCATTAACTCGCGAAAAGATGGAATCTTTGAAAAATAAAATGATTGCAAGTACTATTTTGGGAGCTGCCGCAGGATTATTAAGCGGAAACTTTGAAACCTTTGGTGCAGTAGCATTGGGTGGGAAACATGCTGCGGAAATGGATTTTTTAAAGCATTCAAGAATACAGGAATCACAAGCAGATGCTGCTGCAATTAAATACTTAGAGAAGATTAAGTTGTCTCCTGATGGCTTATCTAAGCTCCTTCGCCACTTAAACAGTAATGAAAGAATTTTTTATAAGGGCTCAAATCCTTATCTTCTCACCCACCCGGTTTCCAGAGAAAGAATTAATTATATTAAACAAAATACTAACATCTCTTTAGGATCACTCCCTTCAAGCTTAAACCATAAATATAAAATGATTGTAGCTAAGGTATTTGCTTTTACTTCTCCCTTTAAGGAAGTTTTCAAAAAGTATGGGGGCAATGATAAACCTGACCTATATGCACATTCGATTGCTTATTATAAAATCGGAAAATTAAAAACCGCACTTGAACTCATAGATAAATTGCTCTTAGTAGAACCGAATAACCCGTATTTTATTGAACTTAAGGCTCAATTTCTATATGAAAACGGTAAGGTTAACGAGTCTATTACTTATTATGAAAAAGCATTAAAACTTAAAAGTACATCTACCATATTTAAAATCGAGCTAGCTTCCGCATTAATTACCGCCGATTCCGACCTTAAAAAAGCCGGGGAACTTTTACGCTCTGCGATTGATGTCGACAGATCAAATTTTAGCGCTTGGCATAGCTTAGGAATTGTTTTAGGTAAGGAAAATATGACTGACTATTCATATATAGCTCTCGCTCATGCATTTTCAATTATCGGAGATACTAAAACTGCTAAAAAATTCATTAATAGTATAAACAGTGAATCCAATCATATCAAAGACCCATTTTATATAAGCGCACTGGAAGAAGCTAAAACAGCAATAAAAAAATAG